A single Methanobrevibacter woesei DNA region contains:
- a CDS encoding DUF2304 domain-containing protein codes for MMIYPIIASLIALIAILYLCYIRLFKKSIMFYLFWILIWLFVVIFAFVPELSIAIANVFGISRGLDFLIIVAIIVLFYLVFRLYIKVDKLQEEMTDIVTEIALNNEISAEKDNNKKD; via the coding sequence ATGATGATATATCCTATTATTGCCAGTCTTATTGCATTAATAGCTATCCTATACTTATGCTATATCCGATTATTTAAAAAATCAATAATGTTTTACTTATTCTGGATTTTAATCTGGTTATTTGTTGTTATATTTGCATTTGTTCCAGAATTAAGTATAGCCATAGCTAATGTTTTCGGTATTTCAAGAGGACTGGACTTTCTTATTATTGTAGCTATTATTGTTTTGTTCTATTTGGTATTTAGATTATATATTAAAGTAGACAAGTTACAAGAGGAAATGACAGATATTGTTACAGAAATTGCTCTTAACAATGAAATTTCTGCTGAAAAAGACAATAATAAAAAAGATTAA
- a CDS encoding (Fe-S)-binding protein, with product MLYFRGCTARERETSIADATEKLLKLAGVSYHILEDEKCCGSVLLRTGFEKEAEEQMEKNMADFKGETILTSCAGCYKTLSQDYYGLEVIHISQLLKKLIDEGKLKLNRSDLKVTYHDSCHLARHCGVFDEPRDVIKSVANLCEMEHIKKEGTCCGAGGGVKSAYPEIANQLADFKIKEAKETGAEVLITACPFCKLNLEDKGIEVLDLTEFLSKYGGIQ from the coding sequence ATGTTATATTTTAGAGGTTGCACTGCACGTGAGAGAGAAACAAGTATTGCAGATGCTACTGAAAAATTATTAAAATTGGCCGGTGTTTCTTACCACATTTTAGAAGATGAAAAATGTTGTGGTTCTGTTCTTTTAAGAACAGGTTTTGAAAAAGAAGCAGAAGAACAAATGGAAAAAAATATGGCTGATTTTAAGGGTGAAACTATTCTCACATCATGTGCAGGATGCTATAAAACATTGTCCCAAGATTATTATGGTTTAGAAGTTATTCATATTTCACAATTACTTAAAAAGCTCATTGATGAAGGTAAACTTAAATTAAACAGATCTGATTTAAAGGTTACTTATCATGATTCATGTCACTTAGCTAGACACTGCGGTGTTTTTGATGAACCAAGAGATGTTATTAAATCAGTAGCTAATCTTTGTGAGATGGAGCATATTAAAAAAGAAGGTACCTGCTGTGGTGCTGGTGGAGGGGTCAAATCAGCATACCCTGAAATAGCTAATCAGTTGGCTGATTTTAAAATAAAGGAAGCTAAAGAAACTGGTGCTGAAGTATTAATTACAGCCTGTCCTTTTTGTAAATTAAATCTGGAAGATAAAGGAATTGAAGTTTTAGATTTGACTGAATTTTTATCTAAATATGGAGGGATTCAATGA